The DNA region ACGTGCAAAGTGATAGCTGCTCATCCCAGCTTGTTGAGCCAAATCATCCAGCGAGATAGTAGTTTCTAAATGGGCCTGTATATAATCAGTGACACGACAAAGGCGATTTTGAGGTAGCCCACCTTGATACTCCTTGACTTGATGTTCGATCGTGCAATGGTGACGCAACAAATGGACAGCTAACAGTTGTGCGGCTGAGTCAGCATAAAGTTTGCTACCAATCTCTTGCTGTTCTAGCTCCTGTTTCAACATTGAACAAATCTGTTCCACAAACGGATCGCGAATACCAGAGCGTTCAAGTAACTCAATCCGAGAAGGGTTAATCTCTGCAACTTGTTCGCCTGTTCTAGCCAAGAATTGGTGGTTGAGATGAAGATGCACTGTTTCAATGAGTTCATCTGACTCACTTCTCCAACGCACTTCGTAAGGATTTCCGCCACCCGTTGTAAAAAAAAGCTCTCCAGGATGAACTTGAACTGTACTCCAGGATTCGCCTTCTTCCCTCAAACTCACTGTGGTTGTACCAGCAACCTGAAGCACAATGTATGGATCAGGAACAGCGGGAACCAGTAAATAGTCCAACGAAGCTGGTTCAATATATGTTCTCAGCAGTAAATTTTGCCAATCCGCATGGACGCTTGACAAGACTGGACTGGAAGAGGTGTATTCCTCAAATGCCAGGGTAGATGTTTTCTTGGGAACGGGTTGTTGACCTGTCATGAGGATAAGCGTTAAGCGAAGAATCTGGACTAAATTTGCCACGAAAGCCAATTGGGTGAAACTTACTTTGGAAAGAAAACAGTTTTCAGCGTCTCACCAATAACTTTCAATCAGCCTAATGCCGAATACCGACAATCACTTCTAAATTACACTCTAACCAATCAAACGAAGCCAGCTAACGGCTAAAGTGAGCGGTGGTAGAGATGCCGAAATGAAGTCCAAAGGCTCTATGCCGTCCGCTCCACTGTGTTGTTAGCCTGCTGGTCA from Chlorogloeopsis sp. ULAP01 includes:
- a CDS encoding AraC family transcriptional regulator, with translation MANLVQILRLTLILMTGQQPVPKKTSTLAFEEYTSSSPVLSSVHADWQNLLLRTYIEPASLDYLLVPAVPDPYIVLQVAGTTTVSLREEGESWSTVQVHPGELFFTTGGGNPYEVRWRSESDELIETVHLHLNHQFLARTGEQVAEINPSRIELLERSGIRDPFVEQICSMLKQELEQQEIGSKLYADSAAQLLAVHLLRHHCTIEHQVKEYQGGLPQNRLCRVTDYIQAHLETTISLDDLAQQAGMSSYHFARLFKQSTGESPNQYVVRLRIETAQRLLRETNLGVLDVALSVGYNSPSHLATQFKRLVGVTPSAYRHSH